One genomic window of Choloepus didactylus isolate mChoDid1 chromosome 27, mChoDid1.pri, whole genome shotgun sequence includes the following:
- the LOC119521293 gene encoding zinc finger protein 615-like isoform X4 — MLENYSNLVSVGYQANKLDALSKLKRGEPWTTEEEIQSWIGPDIGKVDDPLQHHLQNQRIQKFMEQCHEHNTFGNINHSKCFLLRQQHDMFKLHGKTVKSNLSLENQNRSSELKNFSEFNGDGKSFLQDKHEQFDTEVQFTETAKPISNKSQVIKHQRTHKIEKDQVCRECGESFTKKSQFIDHQRVHIGEKPHGCSLCGKAFSRKSRLTEHQRIHTGLKHYECAECDKTFPKKSQLNIHQKTHMGEKPYMCTECGKAFIKKCRLIYHQRTHTGEKPHGCSLCGKAFSTKFSLTTHQKTHTGEKPYICNECGKGFIEKRRLIAHYRTHTGEKPFICNVCGKGFTLKNSLLTHQQTHTEEKSYTCSECGKGFSMKHCLLVHQRTHTGEKPYICNVCGKGFTLKSPLIRHQRIHTGEKPYICSECGKGFTMKSDLIVHQRTHTAEKPFVCNDCGRGFTVKSRLIVHQRSHTGEKPYVCSECGKGFPAKIRLIGHQRTHTGEKPYVCGECGKGFTEKSHLNVHRRTHTGEKPYICNECGKGLTGKSMLIAHQRIHTGEKPYKCNECGKGFTMKSTLGIHQRTHTGEEPYKCNQCGKAFRKKTCLIQHQRFHTGKTSFACTECGKFSLRKHDLITHQRIHTGEKPYKCSECGKAFTTKSGLNVHQRKHTGERPYGCNDCGKAFAHLSILVKHKRMHT; from the coding sequence ACATTGGGAAAGTTGATGATCCTCTGCAGCATCACTTGCAAAATCAAAGAATTCAGAAATTTATGGAACAATGCCATGAACATAAtacatttggaaatattaatCACAGTAAATGTTTTCTGTTAAGACAACAACATGATATGTTTAAATTACATGGAAAAACTGTAAAATCAAATTTAagtttagaaaaccagaacagaagcAGTGAGCTAAAGAACTTTTCTGAGTTTAATGGCGACGGGAAATCCTTTCTCCAGGATAAGCATGAACAATTTGATACTGAAGTTCAATTCACTGAAACTGCAAAACCCATCAGCAACAAGTCCCAGGTCATTAAGCATCAGAGAACTCACAAAATAGAGAAAGATCAAGTATGCCGTGAATGTGGGGAATCCTTCACCAAGAAGTCTCAGTTCATTGATCATCAGAGAGTTCATATAGGAGAGAAACCTCATGGATGCAGTCTGTGTGGGAAAGCATTCTCTAGAAAGTCCAGGCTCACTGAACATCAGAGAATACATACAGGACTGAAACACTATGAATGTGCTGAATGTGACAAAACCTTCCCCAAGAAATCTCAGCTCAATATACACCAGAAGACTCATATGGGAGAGAAACCCTATATGTGcactgaatgtgggaaagccttcatcaAGAAGTGCCGGCTCATTTATCATCAGCGaactcatacaggagagaaaccccatgGATGCAGtctctgtgggaaagccttctctACAAAGTTCAGTCTCACTACACATCAGAAAACTCACACAGGAGAAAAACCCTATATATgcaatgaatgtggaaaaggtTTCATTGAGAAAAGGCGTCTTATTGCACATTATCGAACTCATACTGGAGAAAAACCTTTTATATGCAATGTATGTGGGAAAGGCTTCACTTTAAAGAACAGTCTTCTCACACATCAGCAAACTCATACAGAAGAGAAATCATATACatgcagtgaatgtgggaaaggCTTTTCCATGAAGCACTGTCTCCTTGTTCATCAGCGAACTCATACCGGAGAAAAGCCCTATATATGTAATGTGTGTGGAAAAGGCTTCACCCTAAAGAGCCCTCTCATCAGACATCAACgaattcatacaggagagaaaccctatatatgcagtgaatgtggaaaaGGCTTCACAATGAAGAGTGATCTGATCGTACATCAGCGAACTCATACTGCAGAGAAACCATTTGTATGTAATGATTGTGGGAGAGGCTTTACTGTGAAGAGCCGTCTGATTGTACATCAGCGAtctcatacaggagagaaaccgtATGTatgcagtgaatgtggaaaaGGCTTCCCAGCAAAGATCCGGCTGATTGGACATCAACGaactcatacaggagagaaaccctatgtaTGTGGTGAATGCGGGAAAGGCTTCACTGAGAAGAGTCATCTTAATGTACATCGGCGtactcatactggagagaaaccatatatctgcaatgaatgtggaaaaggtTTAACTGGGAAAAGCATGCTCATTGCACATCAGCGGatccatactggagagaaaccatataaatgtaaTGAGTGTGGAAAGGGCTTCACCATGAAGAGTACTCTAGGGATACATCAGCGAACCCATACTGGAGAGGAACCCTATAAATGCAAccaatgtgggaaagccttcagaaAGAAGACATGCCTTATACAACATCAGAGATTTCACACAGGAAAGACGTCCTTTGCATGTACTGAATGTGGGAAATTCTCTTTGCGCAAGCATGATCTCATTacccatcagagaattcatacaggagagaagccctataagtgcagtgaatgtgggaaagctttcaccACAAAGTCAGGGCTCAATGTCCATCAAAGAAAACATACAGGAGAGAGGCCCTATGGATGCAATGACTGTGGGAAAGCATTTGCCCACTTGTCAATCCTTGTTAAACATAAGAGAATGCACACATAG